From one Eucalyptus grandis isolate ANBG69807.140 chromosome 9, ASM1654582v1, whole genome shotgun sequence genomic stretch:
- the LOC120288414 gene encoding toll/interleukin-1 receptor-like protein, with protein sequence MESSEAGTSSGSEYQVFLSFRGPNTRSDFTDCLYHSLTDVDICVFRDDEELRVGERIDGALQRAINNSMIYIPVFSPTYASSKWCLRELTQIMGSTSKTNENKEILPIFFNVEPKDLKMEDGLYRKAILILQDKNNLSIEEVNS encoded by the coding sequence ATGGAGAGCTCAGAGGCAGGAACATCATCAGGAAGCGAGTATCAAGTGTTCCTAAGCTTCAGAGGGCCCAACACTCGTAGTGATTTTACCGATTGCCTCTACCATAGCTTGACCGATGTCGACATCTGCGTCTTTCGAGACGATGAAGAGCTCCGTGTTGGTGAAAGAATTGATGGAGCTCTCCAGAGAGCAATCAACAACTCTATGATCTACATCCCCGTCTTCTCTCCAACCTATGCTTCAAGTAAATGGTGTCTCCGCGAGCTCACGCAGATTATGGGGAGCACCTCCAAGACAAACGAGAATAAAGAGATCCTACCTATTTTCTTCAATGTGGAACCTAAAGATCTTAAGATGGAAGACGGGTTGTATCGCAAAGCCATTCTCATTTTGCAGGACAAGAATAACTTGAGCATCGAAGAAGTAAATTCCTGA
- the LOC104420321 gene encoding TMV resistance protein N-like produces the protein MTRIEGTLRKKKVFIVLDDVDRREQVEKLVGKCALCSGSRVLITTRNIDVLPIPEQKYEMELMNSNHALELFSKHAFNKDSPLDDRYDIANEIVNATGRLPLTIEVIGSFLYNKTQELWNKTLEKLGKAPWEGVFKKLRISYDALTLYQQQIFLDIACFFIGKEKANAIHMWEDFDFSPSREIEVLRSMSLIKIVKDNEFWMHDQLRDLGREIVSQENLMNLEERSRLWSKEEVLDAIRTKKVEHFMRELINSLFLLAFNTFP, from the coding sequence ATGACTAGGATTGAAGGAACACTTCGCAAGAAGAAGGTCTTCATTGTACTGGATGATGTTGATAGACGCGAACAAGTGGAGAAACTAGTTGGAAAATGTGCTTTGTGTTCAGGGTCTAGAGTACTGATTACTACTAGAAACATTGATGTTTTGCCAATCCctgaacaaaaatatgaaatggAGTTGATGAATAGTAATCATGCGCTTGAGCTCTTCAGCAAACATGCATTTAACAAGGACTCTCCTTTAGATGATCGCTATGATATTGCAAACGAAATTGTAAATGCCACCGGAAGACTTCCTTTGACTATTGAAGTAATTGGTTCATTTCTGTACAATAAAACACAAGAACTATGGAACAAAACATTGGAGAAGTTAGGGAAAGCACCTTGGGAGGGTGTGTTCAAAAAGTTGAGGATTAGCTATGATGCATTGACTTTATATCAACAAcaaatttttctagatattgcatgctttttcaTTGGTAAGGAAAAGGCAAATGCAATTCATATGTGGGAAGATTTTGACTTCTCCCCAAGTAGGGAAATTGAGGTCCTTAGAAGCATGTCCTTGATAAAGATTGTAAAGGACAATGAATTTTGGATGCACGATCAACtcagagatcttggaagggaaattgttaGTCAAGAAAATCTGATGAATCTTGAAGAGCGTAGTAGGTTATGGAGTAAGGAGGAAGTCCTCGATGCAATAAGGACAAAGAAGGTGGAACACTTCATGAGAGAACTcataaattctctttttcttcttgcttttaaTACTTTTCCTTGA
- the LOC104420322 gene encoding acyl-CoA--sterol O-acyltransferase 1, which produces MTQLHLDNTKYLHKLRFCKCVPLGSKHGGRDQQLHHGVDLGGDILTYCHTIGQTVPTGTKRLLAISPVIGLFFVLPLSLTTISLGGLTSFFIAWLSNFKLILFAYGKGPLSSSQSCLLAYFIPIACLPIKIHNPIESTKNEEHPCSEINERGLKSPMNYAIKCLVTVAFLPAYERKDRVHPVMINLMYCVYVYVGLEMSLAVVGAMVRTLVGVRLEPQFEEPYLSTSLQEFWGRRWNLMVTNILRPTVKSISSRVIGRMWAPLPASFACFLVSGLMHELIFYYIGRKEPRWVVTSFFLMHGLCVAIEIAAKKVFANKFRLPRAVSGPMAVGFILTTALWLFLPALLWCDAEDKARGEAMANQQIAHISKSLKMARDV; this is translated from the exons ATGACACAACTTCACTTGGACAACACCAAGTATCTACACAAGCTTCGCTTCTGCAAGTGTGTGCCTCTAGGGAGCAAACATGGAGGGAGAGATCAGCAACTTCATCATGGTGTGGACCTTGGTGGTGATATCCTCACCTATTGCCACACCATCGGTCAAACCGTCCCTACTGGAACCAAGAGGCTCTTGGCCATTTCACCGGTCATTGGCCTCTTCTTCGTGCTCCCTCTAAGCCTCACCACCATCTCTCTTGGAGGCCTCACTTCATTCTTCATCGCTTGGCTTTCCAACTTCAAGCTCATCCTCTTTGCCTATGGCAAAGGCCCATTGTCGTCAAGTCAATCTTGCTTGTTGGCATATTTCATTCCCATCGCTTGCCTTCCCATTAAGATTCACAACCCGATTGAGAGCACCAAAAATGAAGAACACCCATGTTCGGAGATCAACGAGCGAGGCCTCAAGTCGCCGATGAATTATGCCATTAAGTGCTTGGTGACAGTTGCCTTTTTGCCCGCCTATGAGAGGAAGGATCGTGTTCATCCGGTGATGATCAACTTGATGTATTGTGTGTATGTGTACGTCGGATTGGAGATGTCCCTGGCTGTGGTCGGAGCCATGGTCCGAACACTTGTCGGCGTCAGGCTTGAGCCACAATTCGAAGAGCCGTATCTCTCGACCTCACTACAAGAATTTTGGGGGAGGAGATGGAACCTCATGGTCACAAATATACTTCGGCCTACC GTCAA GTCCATTTCCAGCCGTGTGATTGGAAGGATGTGGGCCCCACTGCCGGCATCATTCGCGTGCTTCCTGGTCTCGGGCCTCATGCATGAGCTGATTTTCTACTACATTGGACGTAAGGAGCCAAGGTGGGTGGtcacctccttcttcctcatgcaTGGCCTCTGCGTAGCCATCGAGATCGCCGCCAAGAAAGTGTTCGCCAACAAATTCCGTCTGCCGAGGGCAGTTTCGGGACCGATGGCGGTCGGTTTCATCCTCACGACGGCGTTGTGGCTGTTCCTACCGGCCCTATTGTGGTGCGACGCTGAGGACAAAGCACGTGGAGAGGCCATGGCG AATCAACAAATTGCCCACATTAGCAAGTCACTTAAGATGGCTAGAGATGTTTAG